A part of Marinobacter psychrophilus genomic DNA contains:
- the hemE gene encoding uroporphyrinogen decarboxylase — MTELKNDRFLRALMGQPVDRTPVWMMRQAGRYLPEYRATRAKAGDFLSLCKNTPLACEVTLQPLERFPLDAAILFSDILTIPDALGLGLYFETGEGPKFKHTIRSAADVDALPKLNAEVDLDYVMNAVSTIRSALNGRVPLIGFSGSPWTLATYMVEGGSSKDFREAKKLMYGQPEVMHKLLDHLADAVTDYLNGQIRAGAQVVQIFDTWGGVLSTWAYEEFSLKYMRKIIAGLNLESEGRKVPVIVFTKNGGQWLESIADCGADAVGLDWTTDIGDARARVGDKVVLQGNMDPTMLYAPPARIREEVGDILRRFGHGTGHIFNLGHGITPDVDPAHAGAFIEAVVELSPQYHQN; from the coding sequence ATGACTGAACTGAAAAACGATCGTTTCCTTCGCGCCCTGATGGGCCAGCCCGTAGACCGCACGCCGGTATGGATGATGCGCCAGGCCGGTCGCTATCTGCCGGAATATCGCGCTACCCGCGCCAAGGCCGGTGATTTTCTCAGTTTGTGCAAAAACACGCCGCTAGCCTGTGAAGTAACTCTGCAACCGCTGGAGCGCTTCCCGCTGGACGCAGCCATTCTGTTTTCTGACATTCTGACCATTCCCGACGCGTTGGGTCTGGGTCTGTATTTTGAAACCGGTGAAGGCCCGAAGTTCAAACACACCATCCGTTCGGCCGCTGATGTAGACGCGCTGCCAAAACTCAACGCTGAGGTCGATCTGGATTACGTGATGAATGCGGTGTCGACGATCCGCAGTGCGCTGAACGGACGGGTGCCGTTGATTGGTTTCTCTGGCAGCCCCTGGACCTTGGCCACTTATATGGTGGAGGGCGGTTCGTCGAAAGATTTCCGCGAAGCCAAAAAGCTTATGTACGGCCAGCCCGAAGTCATGCACAAGTTGCTGGACCACTTGGCGGATGCGGTCACCGATTATCTGAACGGGCAGATTCGCGCCGGCGCCCAAGTGGTGCAAATTTTTGACACTTGGGGCGGCGTACTCAGCACCTGGGCCTATGAAGAGTTCTCCCTGAAGTACATGCGCAAAATCATCGCTGGCCTGAATCTGGAAAGCGAAGGCCGTAAGGTTCCGGTGATTGTGTTCACCAAGAACGGCGGCCAGTGGCTTGAATCGATTGCCGATTGCGGTGCGGATGCCGTAGGCCTGGACTGGACGACTGACATTGGCGACGCCCGTGCTCGAGTTGGCGATAAGGTCGTGCTGCAGGGCAATATGGACCCAACCATGCTGTACGCGCCGCCCGCGCGTATCCGTGAAGAGGTGGGCGATATTTTGCGTCGCTTTGGCCATGGCACGGGCCACATCTTTAATCTGGGCCACGGCATTACGCCGGATGTAGACCCTGCCCACGCCGGCGCGTTCATAGAAGCGGTGGTAGAGCTGAGCCCGCAGTACCACCAGAACTAA
- the radA gene encoding DNA repair protein RadA produces MAKVKTAFVCTDCGADFSKWQGQCTACKEWNTLSEVRGVSAQANKSARGSRFEGFAGSLSAVQSLNDVSLAEQVRLSTGMAEFDRVLGGGLVEGSAVLMGGHPGAGKSTLLLQAVCNLASSVSALYVTGEESLQQVAMRAKRLGLPTSDLKMLSETSVERLLQIVEVEKPRILVIDSIQVMHVADSESAPGSVSQVRESAAFLTRFAKQTGTILLLVGHVTKDGSLAGPKVLEHMIDCSILLEGSSDSRYRTLRGIKNRFGAVNELGVFAMLEQGLKEVKNPSAIFLNRGEETAPGSVVMVVWEGTRPMLVEIQALVDTAQGSYPRRVAVGLDQNRLAMLLAVLHRHGGMHVADQDVFVNVVGGVKVAETSADLALLAAVVSSFRDRALPQDLMIFGEVGLSGEIRPVPNGQERINEAAKHGFTHALVPKGNAPRKAINGMKVIPVTKLSDALTALDEL; encoded by the coding sequence ATGGCCAAAGTGAAAACCGCGTTTGTCTGCACCGACTGTGGTGCCGACTTCTCCAAGTGGCAGGGCCAGTGTACGGCCTGTAAGGAGTGGAACACTCTCAGCGAGGTTCGCGGCGTTTCGGCACAGGCCAATAAAAGCGCCCGCGGTTCCCGCTTCGAAGGTTTTGCCGGCAGCCTGTCGGCGGTGCAGAGCCTGAATGATGTCAGTTTGGCGGAACAGGTTCGCCTGAGCACCGGTATGGCGGAATTCGACAGGGTTCTGGGCGGTGGCCTGGTGGAAGGTTCGGCGGTGTTGATGGGCGGGCACCCCGGCGCCGGTAAGAGTACTTTGCTGTTACAGGCTGTGTGCAACTTGGCAAGCTCGGTATCGGCGCTTTACGTAACCGGCGAGGAATCTCTGCAACAGGTGGCTATGCGCGCCAAGCGGCTAGGCCTGCCCACCTCAGATTTGAAAATGCTGTCAGAGACCAGCGTTGAGCGGCTGTTACAGATCGTTGAAGTGGAAAAACCACGAATTCTGGTGATTGACAGTATTCAGGTGATGCACGTGGCCGATTCCGAATCGGCGCCCGGCAGCGTGTCACAGGTACGTGAAAGCGCGGCGTTTCTGACCCGCTTTGCAAAACAGACCGGCACCATTTTGCTATTGGTGGGACATGTCACGAAAGACGGCAGCCTAGCCGGGCCAAAAGTGCTGGAGCACATGATTGATTGCTCCATTTTGCTTGAAGGCTCAAGCGATAGCCGCTATCGCACCTTGCGCGGTATTAAAAACCGCTTTGGTGCGGTGAACGAGCTGGGCGTGTTCGCCATGCTGGAGCAGGGCCTGAAAGAAGTGAAAAACCCATCCGCTATCTTTCTGAATCGTGGCGAAGAAACTGCGCCCGGCAGTGTGGTGATGGTGGTGTGGGAAGGCACTCGGCCCATGCTGGTAGAAATTCAGGCGCTGGTGGATACGGCTCAGGGTAGTTATCCCCGGCGAGTGGCCGTGGGGCTAGATCAAAACCGGCTGGCCATGTTGCTGGCGGTTTTACACCGTCATGGTGGCATGCACGTGGCGGACCAGGATGTGTTTGTGAATGTGGTGGGCGGTGTGAAAGTCGCTGAAACCAGTGCCGATCTGGCACTTTTGGCGGCCGTTGTGTCGTCATTCCGCGATCGGGCGCTACCGCAAGATCTGATGATTTTTGGCGAAGTAGGTCTGTCTGGCGAAATTCGCCCAGTGCCCAACGGCCAAGAGCGGATTAACGAGGCGGCCAAGCATGGCTTTACCCACGCGCTGGTGCCAAAAGGCAACGCCCCGCGTAAAGCCATTAACGGCATGAAGGTTATTCCGGTGACAAAGCTGAGTGACGCGCTGACGGCTCTTGACGAACTTTAG
- a CDS encoding PilZ domain-containing protein, which translates to MTTPATEQRRFHRIEFDAACEVQWQEQIWQAQVLDISLKGVLLQRPPQWVVAVDELCEITVFLNGTEAGIVMAVVLRHVEDQHLGFQVQYIDMDSATHLRRLVELNLGDPALLERELGNLLTPVGVQTPKAD; encoded by the coding sequence GTGACAACCCCCGCTACCGAGCAACGCCGTTTTCACCGCATTGAGTTTGATGCCGCCTGCGAAGTGCAGTGGCAAGAGCAGATCTGGCAGGCTCAGGTGCTGGATATTTCGCTGAAAGGCGTGCTTTTGCAACGTCCGCCGCAATGGGTTGTGGCAGTGGATGAGCTTTGTGAGATAACCGTATTTCTGAACGGTACCGAGGCTGGTATTGTGATGGCGGTGGTGTTGCGCCACGTCGAAGACCAGCATTTGGGGTTTCAGGTGCAGTACATAGATATGGATAGCGCCACGCATTTGCGCAGGCTGGTGGAGCTGAATCTTGGGGATCCTGCTTTGTTGGAGCGGGAATTAGGGAATCTGCTGACGCCCGTGGGCGTGCAGACTCCCAAAGCTGATTAA
- the ettA gene encoding energy-dependent translational throttle protein EttA, which yields MAQYVYTMNRVGKVVPPKREILKDISLSFFPGAKIGVLGLNGSGKSTLLRIMAGIDQDYSGDARPQPGINVGYLPQEPELDDSKTVKEIVDEAVAEVHNALAELDQVYAAYAEPDADFDALAKKQEKLEAVIQATDGHDIERKMEVAADALRLPAWDQMVKNLSGGERRRVALCRLLLSGPDMLLLDEPTNHLDAESVAWLERFLHDYEGTVVAITHDRYFLDNVAGWILELDRGHGIPFEGNYSQWLENKQNRLEMESKQEASHQKAVKHELEWVRSNAKGRQSKSKARLARFEEMSSQEFQKRNETNELYIPPGPRLGDQVIEVNGINKAFGDHLLYEDVSLRVPQGAIVGIIGGNGAGKSTLFRMIVGKDQPDAGSIIIGETVKLAYVDQNRDLDGSKTVWELLSEGQDTIKIGNYETPSRAYAGRFNFKGADQQKRVGDLSGGERNRLHLASLLKEGGNVLLLDEPTNDLDVETLRALEEALLNFPGSALVISHDRWFLDRVATHILAFEDDGEVIYYEGNFSDYDEDHKKRKSDSAMVPQRIKYKKLA from the coding sequence ATGGCCCAGTACGTATATACAATGAACCGCGTTGGCAAAGTGGTTCCGCCCAAACGCGAGATACTCAAGGACATTTCCCTGAGTTTTTTCCCGGGCGCCAAAATTGGCGTGCTCGGCTTGAACGGGTCGGGTAAATCCACTCTGCTGCGCATCATGGCCGGCATTGATCAGGATTATTCGGGCGACGCCCGCCCTCAGCCCGGCATCAATGTCGGCTACCTGCCCCAAGAGCCAGAGCTGGACGACAGCAAGACCGTTAAGGAAATTGTCGACGAAGCCGTGGCCGAAGTTCACAACGCGTTAGCAGAGCTTGACCAAGTGTACGCCGCTTATGCCGAACCGGATGCCGACTTTGACGCCTTGGCCAAAAAGCAGGAAAAACTTGAGGCTGTAATTCAGGCCACCGACGGCCACGACATTGAACGCAAAATGGAAGTCGCTGCCGATGCCCTTCGCCTGCCGGCCTGGGACCAGATGGTAAAAAACCTGTCCGGTGGTGAACGCCGCCGCGTTGCACTTTGCCGCCTGCTACTGTCGGGCCCAGACATGCTGCTGCTGGACGAGCCCACTAACCATCTGGATGCCGAATCGGTTGCTTGGCTGGAGCGATTTTTGCACGACTATGAAGGCACCGTTGTGGCCATCACTCACGACCGTTACTTCCTGGATAACGTTGCCGGCTGGATTCTAGAGCTGGATCGCGGCCACGGCATTCCGTTTGAAGGCAATTACAGCCAATGGCTGGAAAACAAACAGAATCGCCTGGAAATGGAATCCAAGCAAGAAGCCTCACATCAAAAAGCCGTGAAACACGAGCTGGAATGGGTGCGCAGTAACGCCAAAGGCCGCCAGTCCAAGAGCAAGGCCCGCCTGGCGCGCTTTGAAGAAATGAGCTCGCAAGAATTCCAGAAGCGCAACGAGACCAACGAATTGTACATTCCACCCGGGCCCCGCTTGGGTGACCAGGTGATTGAAGTCAACGGCATTAACAAAGCTTTTGGCGATCACCTGCTGTATGAAGACGTGTCTCTACGGGTACCACAAGGCGCCATCGTGGGCATCATCGGCGGTAACGGCGCGGGTAAATCGACCCTATTTCGCATGATTGTCGGCAAAGACCAACCCGATGCAGGCAGCATTATCATCGGCGAGACCGTAAAGCTGGCTTATGTTGACCAGAATCGCGATCTGGACGGCAGCAAAACCGTTTGGGAGCTGCTCAGCGAAGGCCAGGACACGATCAAGATAGGCAACTACGAAACGCCGTCAAGAGCCTATGCCGGCCGCTTTAACTTCAAAGGCGCCGACCAGCAAAAACGGGTGGGCGACTTGTCCGGTGGCGAGCGCAATCGCTTGCACCTGGCCAGCCTGTTAAAAGAAGGCGGCAACGTGCTGCTGCTAGACGAACCTACTAACGATCTAGACGTAGAAACATTGCGCGCTCTGGAAGAAGCCCTATTGAACTTTCCTGGTTCGGCTTTGGTAATCTCTCACGATCGCTGGTTTCTAGACCGGGTAGCTACTCACATTTTGGCGTTTGAAGACGATGGCGAAGTGATTTATTACGAAGGCAACTTCAGTGACTACGACGAAGACCATAAGAAACGCAAAAGCGATTCGGCCATGGTGCCACAACGCATAAAGTACAAAAAGTTAGCGTGA
- the glyA gene encoding serine hydroxymethyltransferase, with protein MFNRDMKIAGFDDELWNAMQAESHRQEAHIELIASENYTSPRVMEAQGSDLTNKYAEGYPGKRYYGGCEFVDIAEQLAIDRAKELFGAAYANVQPHSGSQANSAVFLALLNAGDTVLGMSLAHGGHLTHGASVNFSGKIYNAVQYGIDTDTGLINYDDVEALAVEHQPKMIIAGFSAYSQYLDFARFREIADKVGAYLFVDMAHVAGLVAAGVYPDPVPHAHVLTTTTHKTLRGPRGGLILACDDESLHKKLNSAVFPGGQGGPLMHVIAAKAICFKEAMSPEFKTYQQQVVKNAAAMAEVFVDRGFDVVSGGTKNHLFLLSLIKQDITGKDADAALGRAHITVNKNAVPNDPRSPFVTSGLRIGTPAVTTRGFAEAECRELSGWICDILADLNDEAVIDRVRGQVEAMCARFPVYA; from the coding sequence ATGTTTAATCGTGATATGAAAATCGCCGGTTTTGACGACGAGCTCTGGAACGCCATGCAGGCGGAGAGCCATCGCCAGGAAGCTCATATCGAGCTGATTGCGTCGGAAAACTACACCAGCCCGCGGGTGATGGAAGCGCAGGGCAGTGATTTGACCAACAAGTACGCGGAAGGTTATCCCGGCAAGCGTTACTACGGTGGTTGTGAGTTTGTAGACATTGCCGAGCAGCTGGCTATTGACCGTGCCAAAGAATTGTTCGGAGCGGCCTACGCCAACGTGCAGCCGCACTCTGGTTCACAGGCCAACTCGGCGGTGTTTCTAGCTCTGCTGAATGCGGGTGATACGGTATTGGGCATGAGCCTGGCCCACGGTGGCCACCTGACCCACGGCGCCAGCGTGAATTTTTCCGGCAAAATTTACAACGCTGTTCAATATGGTATCGACACCGATACGGGTCTGATCAATTACGACGACGTGGAGGCGTTGGCGGTCGAGCATCAGCCGAAGATGATCATTGCCGGCTTCTCCGCTTATTCGCAGTATCTTGATTTTGCGCGTTTTCGCGAGATCGCTGATAAGGTAGGTGCTTACCTGTTTGTCGACATGGCGCACGTCGCCGGCTTGGTGGCAGCGGGTGTTTACCCTGACCCAGTCCCTCACGCTCACGTGCTGACCACCACCACTCATAAAACCCTGCGCGGTCCCCGCGGCGGGCTGATTCTAGCCTGTGACGACGAATCGCTGCACAAGAAGCTGAACTCCGCGGTATTCCCCGGTGGCCAAGGTGGCCCGTTGATGCACGTGATTGCGGCCAAGGCGATCTGCTTCAAAGAGGCTATGAGCCCCGAGTTCAAGACTTATCAGCAGCAAGTGGTCAAAAACGCTGCGGCCATGGCCGAAGTGTTCGTTGATCGCGGTTTTGACGTGGTGTCTGGCGGTACTAAAAACCACCTGTTCCTGTTAAGCCTGATCAAACAGGACATCACCGGTAAAGACGCCGATGCAGCACTGGGCCGGGCTCATATTACCGTGAACAAAAACGCGGTACCGAACGATCCACGCTCGCCTTTCGTTACGTCGGGTCTGCGCATTGGTACGCCGGCTGTTACCACTCGTGGTTTTGCCGAAGCAGAATGTCGCGAACTTTCCGGCTGGATTTGTGACATTCTTGCCGACCTGAACGACGAAGCCGTGATTGACCGTGTGCGCGGGCAGGTTGAAGCCATGTGCGCCCGCTTTCCGGTATACGCGTAA
- the nrdR gene encoding transcriptional regulator NrdR, with protein sequence MHCPFCGEDDTKVIDSRLVAEGNQVRRRRECFSCRERFTTFETAELVMPRVVKQDGTRQPFDEEKLRSGLMKALEKRPVSIEQIDTALSHIKAQLRATGEREVKSMRLGEEVMTELRQLDKVAYVRFASVYRSFQDVNEFKEEIERLTAGNGDSVADVAKALADSGAEKKS encoded by the coding sequence ATGCATTGTCCATTCTGTGGTGAAGACGATACCAAAGTGATTGACTCGCGCCTGGTGGCAGAGGGAAATCAGGTGCGTCGCCGCAGGGAATGTTTTTCGTGCCGCGAACGGTTCACTACCTTTGAAACTGCCGAGCTGGTTATGCCGCGGGTCGTGAAACAGGATGGCACACGACAGCCTTTTGACGAAGAAAAGCTGCGTTCCGGGTTGATGAAAGCGCTGGAAAAACGCCCGGTCAGTATCGAACAAATAGATACCGCTCTGAGCCACATTAAGGCGCAACTGCGGGCTACCGGCGAGCGCGAAGTAAAATCTATGCGTTTGGGTGAAGAGGTGATGACTGAGCTGCGCCAGCTAGACAAAGTAGCCTACGTGCGATTTGCTTCGGTGTATCGTAGCTTTCAGGATGTGAACGAATTCAAGGAAGAAATCGAGCGTCTTACCGCCGGCAATGGTGATTCGGTTGCAGATGTAGCTAAGGCGCTGGCGGATTCGGGCGCGGAAAAAAAGTCATGA
- the ribD gene encoding bifunctional diaminohydroxyphosphoribosylaminopyrimidine deaminase/5-amino-6-(5-phosphoribosylamino)uracil reductase RibD: protein MITTRDRAFMARAVQLAWRGRYSTHPNPRVGCVIARGDRILGESWHERAGEAHAEVRALSLAGTAARGSTAYVTLEPCSHFGRTPPCAKALIEAGVARVFAATLDPNPNVSGRGLEMLRAAGIRVHVGLLAGEAAKLNPGFMKRMTSGRPWVRLKMAASLDGRTAMASGESQWITGPESRSDVQRLRAMSDAILTGVGTVLADDPSLTVRREEMGDIGSATEPGRQPLRVIADRDTRTPASAKIFRGGKVQVFCATASLATSAAQDLAALGIRLRGVAWHDKGVNVAEMLDTLGDIGINEVLVEAGPTLAGSFISEDLVDELWLYQAPVFLGSTGRPTANLPLESMADKIQWQVLDRRQLGADQRLILARR from the coding sequence ATGATCACCACTCGCGACCGGGCCTTTATGGCCCGCGCTGTTCAGTTGGCCTGGCGTGGCCGTTATTCCACTCACCCGAACCCCCGTGTGGGCTGCGTGATTGCCCGCGGAGATCGCATTCTAGGTGAAAGCTGGCACGAACGCGCCGGAGAAGCCCACGCCGAAGTGCGTGCGTTGAGCCTGGCTGGTACTGCTGCCCGCGGCTCTACGGCGTATGTCACCTTAGAACCCTGCAGTCATTTCGGGCGCACACCGCCCTGCGCCAAAGCACTTATAGAAGCCGGCGTGGCACGGGTTTTTGCTGCTACGCTGGACCCAAATCCCAATGTGTCCGGGCGCGGGTTGGAGATGCTCAGGGCGGCCGGTATTCGCGTTCATGTGGGTTTGTTAGCAGGCGAGGCCGCTAAGTTAAATCCGGGCTTTATGAAGCGTATGACCAGCGGGCGCCCGTGGGTACGGCTAAAAATGGCCGCGAGTCTGGACGGTCGCACGGCTATGGCATCGGGTGAGAGCCAATGGATTACTGGGCCAGAGTCGCGCAGTGACGTTCAGCGCTTGCGCGCCATGAGCGACGCCATTCTGACCGGAGTGGGTACGGTGCTGGCGGATGATCCGTCGCTAACGGTGCGGCGCGAAGAAATGGGCGATATTGGCAGCGCCACCGAGCCCGGGCGGCAACCGCTACGGGTAATTGCCGACCGCGATACCCGCACGCCAGCATCTGCGAAGATCTTCCGCGGCGGTAAAGTACAAGTATTCTGTGCTACGGCCTCGCTGGCGACCAGCGCGGCTCAGGATCTGGCTGCGTTGGGCATACGCCTGCGCGGCGTAGCCTGGCACGACAAGGGTGTAAACGTGGCTGAAATGTTGGATACGTTGGGCGACATAGGCATCAATGAAGTGCTGGTAGAGGCCGGGCCAACTCTGGCAGGCAGCTTTATCAGTGAGGATCTGGTGGATGAGCTCTGGCTCTATCAGGCCCCGGTATTCCTTGGCAGTACCGGGCGGCCAACGGCTAATTTGCCGCTGGAATCCATGGCAGACAAAATACAATGGCAGGTGCTTGACCGGCGTCAGCTCGGCGCTGACCAGAGGCTGATTCTGGCGCGTCGCTAA
- the ribBA gene encoding bifunctional 3,4-dihydroxy-2-butanone-4-phosphate synthase/GTP cyclohydrolase II gives MALNTIEDIVEDIRQGKMVILMDDEDRENEGDLVMAAEHCEAEHINFMARFGRGLICMPMTRDRCKQLGLSLMVNQNASGFGTKFTASIEAAEGVTTGISAADRARTVQAAVGRDAQPSDLVQPGHIFPLMSDAGGVLSRAGHTEACCDLAALAGCEPAGVICEIMKDDGSMARREDLEAFAAEHNLKIGTIADLIHYRTTNERTVECIEQNELDTEYGLFKLHTYRDSIHGTIHLALTMGDISPEQSVHVRVHITDTLRDLLGARRRDSRSWPLHRALQKVAAEELGVVVLLNGAEDSYNLEDRIQEFYEHGRSGAGKDSSGVYFTVGTGSQILRDIGVGKMRLLSPPMKFSAISGFDLEVVEYVPYIPE, from the coding sequence ATGGCACTGAATACGATCGAAGATATTGTTGAAGATATTCGTCAGGGCAAAATGGTCATTTTGATGGACGACGAGGATCGCGAGAACGAGGGCGATCTGGTCATGGCGGCCGAACATTGCGAGGCTGAACACATCAATTTTATGGCGCGTTTTGGTCGTGGGCTGATCTGCATGCCGATGACCCGCGATCGGTGTAAGCAGCTGGGCCTGTCGCTGATGGTCAACCAAAATGCTTCCGGTTTTGGTACTAAGTTTACTGCGTCTATTGAAGCGGCAGAGGGTGTTACCACCGGAATTTCTGCTGCTGACCGCGCTCGGACGGTGCAGGCAGCTGTAGGCCGCGATGCCCAACCATCAGATTTGGTGCAGCCGGGCCATATTTTCCCGCTGATGTCAGACGCCGGCGGTGTGCTCAGCCGAGCTGGCCACACCGAAGCTTGCTGCGATCTGGCTGCGTTGGCGGGTTGTGAGCCGGCGGGCGTGATTTGTGAAATCATGAAAGATGATGGCTCTATGGCGCGGCGCGAAGACCTCGAAGCCTTTGCCGCCGAGCACAACCTGAAAATCGGAACCATCGCAGACCTGATTCACTATCGCACCACCAACGAACGCACGGTTGAATGCATAGAGCAAAACGAGCTGGACACCGAATACGGCCTGTTTAAGCTGCACACTTACCGTGACAGCATCCATGGCACCATTCATCTGGCCTTAACCATGGGGGACATTTCTCCAGAGCAGTCGGTGCATGTGCGTGTACACATTACCGATACCCTGCGCGACTTGCTCGGAGCCCGCCGGCGCGATTCTCGTAGTTGGCCGTTGCATCGGGCGCTGCAAAAAGTGGCTGCTGAGGAGCTCGGTGTTGTGGTTTTGCTCAACGGCGCTGAAGACAGTTACAACCTGGAAGACCGTATTCAGGAATTCTATGAACATGGCCGCAGCGGTGCCGGCAAAGACAGCTCTGGCGTGTACTTTACGGTGGGCACTGGTTCGCAAATTCTGCGAGATATTGGTGTGGGCAAAATGCGCCTGTTAAGCCCGCCGATGAAATTCTCCGCCATTTCCGGCTTTGATTTGGAAGTGGTCGAGTACGTGCCTTATATCCCCGAATGA
- the ribH gene encoding 6,7-dimethyl-8-ribityllumazine synthase, with product MAEVQVIEGDFIHCSGRYALVVGRFNGFVVESLVDGALDTLTRHGIADEDIVVIRVPGAYEMPLAVKRVAETGNYDAIIALGAVIRGGTPHFEYVAGEAASGLGAVSLETDIPVAFGVLTVDSIEQAIERSGTKAGNKGAEAAVTALEMVSLFKKLGE from the coding sequence ATGGCGGAAGTTCAAGTAATTGAAGGCGATTTTATCCACTGCAGCGGCCGTTATGCTCTGGTTGTGGGGCGTTTTAACGGTTTTGTGGTAGAGAGCCTGGTGGACGGTGCTCTGGATACCCTGACCCGCCACGGTATCGCGGATGAAGACATTGTTGTCATTCGTGTACCAGGTGCTTACGAAATGCCGTTGGCGGTCAAGCGAGTTGCAGAAACCGGCAATTACGACGCCATTATTGCTCTGGGCGCTGTTATTCGTGGTGGCACGCCGCACTTTGAGTACGTTGCTGGCGAAGCTGCCAGTGGTTTGGGTGCTGTCAGCCTGGAAACCGATATTCCGGTAGCCTTTGGTGTTCTGACTGTGGATTCCATCGAACAGGCTATTGAACGTTCAGGCACCAAGGCCGGTAATAAAGGCGCAGAAGCGGCCGTTACAGCGCTTGAAATGGTCAGCCTGTTCAAGAAGCTGGGTGAGTAA
- the nusB gene encoding transcription antitermination factor NusB produces the protein MSLPEDTIPGSTPEPTSSPGKAAQPKAGDRRRARGMAMQGLYQRHFSKSAVSNIEAEFMVDNDMSKVDLLYFRDLLHGTSREQAELDRLIEPFLDRPLQEVDPVELAIVRLGAYELKFRLDVPYKVVINEGIEMAKRFGGTEGHRFVNSILDKLSRRLRLAEIRPR, from the coding sequence ATGAGCCTACCCGAAGACACTATTCCCGGTTCAACCCCCGAGCCGACTTCCAGTCCGGGAAAAGCCGCCCAGCCCAAAGCCGGTGATCGCCGCCGCGCCCGTGGAATGGCTATGCAAGGGCTATACCAACGCCATTTCAGCAAAAGCGCAGTTTCTAACATTGAAGCCGAGTTCATGGTCGATAACGACATGAGCAAAGTGGATCTGTTGTATTTTCGTGACCTGCTGCACGGCACCAGCCGTGAGCAGGCTGAATTGGACCGCTTGATCGAACCGTTTCTGGATCGCCCGTTGCAAGAGGTAGATCCGGTAGAACTGGCCATTGTGCGCTTAGGCGCCTATGAGCTGAAATTCCGCTTGGATGTGCCCTACAAAGTCGTCATTAATGAAGGCATTGAAATGGCGAAACGCTTTGGCGGTACCGAGGGCCACCGGTTTGTAAACAGCATACTGGACAAATTAAGCCGGCGGCTGCGGCTGGCTGAAATCCGCCCGCGTTAG
- the thiL gene encoding thiamine-phosphate kinase, whose product MGEFELIRRYFAPMAKATKPALDGSGLLLGVGDDCAIQRVPANQDLVFSVDTLVEGVHFPLGYCPRFLGWRALAVAVSDLAAMGAQPVCFTLALTLPAADEAWLEGFAAGLAEAGQQFGIVLAGGDTTRGPLTLSLQVHGTVPQGQALRRDGAREGDLVCVSGQLGDAGAALEFLYDTAPATDAASLLQRYHCPQPRLELGIALRSMASAAIDISDGLHADLLHILRASGVGATIDLAALPLSPALRRIKGGAAAGFALQSGDDYELCVTVPEQRWAAASRELQQQLTVIGQVQQEPGLRLNADAGMVYSQRPGFDHFSIT is encoded by the coding sequence ATGGGCGAGTTTGAGCTGATTCGCCGCTACTTTGCGCCAATGGCGAAGGCGACGAAGCCCGCCTTAGACGGCTCAGGTTTGTTGCTTGGAGTGGGTGATGATTGCGCTATTCAGCGTGTGCCTGCCAATCAAGACTTGGTGTTTTCAGTGGACACGCTGGTTGAAGGTGTGCACTTTCCGCTTGGTTATTGTCCTCGCTTTTTGGGGTGGCGCGCGCTCGCTGTGGCAGTGAGTGATCTGGCCGCTATGGGCGCACAGCCGGTGTGTTTTACACTGGCTCTGACCTTACCTGCCGCCGATGAAGCCTGGCTGGAAGGCTTTGCCGCCGGGCTAGCCGAGGCCGGCCAACAGTTTGGCATTGTGCTGGCGGGAGGTGATACGACTCGAGGCCCCCTGACGCTAAGCCTGCAAGTGCATGGCACCGTTCCCCAGGGTCAGGCTCTGCGTCGCGACGGCGCACGTGAGGGAGACCTGGTGTGCGTTAGCGGCCAGCTGGGTGATGCCGGTGCGGCGCTGGAGTTTTTGTACGACACGGCTCCCGCGACTGACGCAGCCAGTTTACTGCAGCGCTACCATTGCCCGCAGCCACGGCTGGAATTGGGTATTGCGCTGCGTTCAATGGCTTCCGCAGCGATTGATATCTCTGATGGGCTGCATGCTGATTTGCTGCATATTTTGCGAGCCTCTGGCGTGGGCGCAACCATCGATCTTGCAGCGCTGCCTCTGTCGCCAGCCTTGCGGCGGATCAAGGGCGGCGCAGCGGCAGGGTTTGCATTGCAGTCCGGCGACGACTACGAACTCTGCGTAACTGTTCCCGAACAGCGCTGGGCCGCCGCCAGCCGCGAGTTGCAACAGCAGCTTACGGTTATCGGGCAGGTGCAGCAGGAGCCAGGCTTGCGGCTAAATGCAGACGCAGGTATGGTTTATTCACAGCGTCCGGGCTTCGATCACTTTTCGATCACTTAG